A DNA window from Impatiens glandulifera chromosome 7, dImpGla2.1, whole genome shotgun sequence contains the following coding sequences:
- the LOC124946094 gene encoding sm-like protein LSM3B, translating to MGSEEESAVKEPLDLIRLSLDERIYVKLRSDRELRGKLHAYDQHLNMILGDVEEIVTTVEIDDETYEEIVRTSRRTVPFLFVRGDGVILVSPPLRTA from the exons ATGGGTAGCGAAGAAGAAAGCGCAGTGAAAGAACCGTTGGATCTCATCAGACTCAGTCTCGATGAACGTATTTATGTGAAGCTTCGTTCCGACCGTGAACTCCGTGGGAAACTTCAT GCTTATGATCAGCACTTGAATATGATTCTTGGGGACGTGGAAGAAATAGTCACCACTGTTGAAATTGATGATGAAACTTATGAGGAAATTGTCAGG ACCTCAAGGCGCACAGTTCCATTTCTATTTGTAAGGGGAGATGGTGTCATATTAGTTTCTCCACCCCTGAGAACAGCTTGA